The Phacochoerus africanus isolate WHEZ1 chromosome X, ROS_Pafr_v1, whole genome shotgun sequence genome has a segment encoding these proteins:
- the LOC125118025 gene encoding protein FAM156A/FAM156B-like, whose translation MDPSRRITPTLKSESSLVPPKETSQEVTSTSQPSFSQVQSCNLTNFNRSPSSKYLSPLPQELRQEQYRDEMAEQEKQWEKPESPQRKKTLVENKRQKTLNYKSPFRAGREGKISSLYNKDWNKCKCHYCQIQKETVSGNPEGQNSSSWKTLVQDLSQLNLSPDTTQARCVPEEELPHE comes from the coding sequence ATGGATCCATCACGGCGAATTACCCCTACTTTGAAATCTGAGTCCTCACTGGTTCCACCTAAAGAAACATCCCAAGAAGTTACATCCACCTCCCAGCCATCCTTCTCTCAAGTGCAAAGCTGCAATCTCACTAACTTCAACCGCAGTCCTAGTAGCAAGTACCTCAGCCCTCTACCACAAGAACTCCGCCAGGAGCAGTACAGAGATGAGATGGCTGAACAAGAGAAGCAATGGGAAAAGCCAGAATCCCCTCAGAGGAAAAAGACACTCGTGGAGAACAAGAGACAGAAAACCCTCAATTATAAGTCACCTTTTCGagctggaagggaaggaaaaatctCTTCCTTATATAATAAAGATTGGAATAAATGTAAATGTCATTACTGCCAGATCCAAAAAGAGACTGTTTCTGGGAATCCTGAAGGGCAGAATTCATCCTCTTGGAAAACGCTAGTACAGGACCTCAGTCAATTGAACCTCAGCCCTGATACCACACAGGCCCGCTGTGTACCAGAAGAAGAGCTACCACATGagtag